One window of Stenotrophomonas indicatrix genomic DNA carries:
- the glmS gene encoding glutamine--fructose-6-phosphate transaminase (isomerizing), whose protein sequence is MCGIVGAIAGRDVVPLLIEGLKRLEYRGYDSSGIAVIDQAERPDVRRVRRTGRVSEMATAAEAEGFNASLGIGHTRWATHGGVTEANAHPHISHGVALVHNGIIENHEEQREKLRTLGYTFESQTDTEVIAHLIHHHLKNGDDLLVALQHTVKELTGAYALAVVSRAEPERFVCARMGCPLLVGLGEGENFVASDVSAVLSATRKVIFLEEGDTAEIRRDGVSIFDGNDQSIERDVHLSDVSLASLELGPYRHFMQKEIHEQPRALGDTIEAAIDAGGFPAELFGRNAEAVLSGIEGVQILACGTSYYSGLTARYWIEAIAGLPCSVEIASEYRYRAAYANPKHLIVTISQSGETLDTMEALKYAKSLGHKHTLSICNVPESAIPRASELVCYTRAGAEIGVASTKAFTTQLAALFQLTVVLGKLHGRVDAAQEADYLEQLRFLPGSVQHALNMEPQIAAWAERFARKSSALFLGRGLHYPIALEGALKLKEISYIHAEAYPAGELKHGPLALVDEDMPVVVIAPNDSLLEKVKSNMQEVRARGGELFVFADQDSNFNASEGVHVIRTPRHAGVLSPVVHTIPVQLLAYHTALARGTDVDKPRNLAKSVTVE, encoded by the coding sequence ATGTGTGGAATCGTGGGTGCGATCGCCGGGCGCGACGTGGTGCCGCTGCTGATCGAAGGACTGAAGCGACTGGAATACCGCGGTTACGATTCCTCCGGCATTGCGGTGATCGATCAAGCCGAACGGCCCGACGTGCGCCGCGTGCGCCGTACCGGTCGTGTCTCGGAGATGGCAACTGCTGCCGAGGCTGAAGGCTTCAACGCCAGCCTGGGTATCGGCCACACCCGTTGGGCCACCCATGGCGGTGTCACCGAGGCGAACGCGCATCCGCACATCAGCCATGGCGTGGCGCTGGTGCACAACGGCATCATCGAGAACCATGAAGAGCAGCGTGAGAAGCTGCGCACGCTGGGCTATACCTTCGAGTCGCAGACCGACACCGAAGTGATCGCCCACCTGATCCACCACCACCTGAAGAACGGCGATGACCTGCTGGTCGCGCTGCAGCACACGGTCAAGGAACTGACCGGTGCCTATGCACTGGCTGTTGTCAGCCGTGCCGAGCCGGAACGTTTCGTCTGCGCCCGCATGGGCTGCCCGCTGCTGGTCGGTCTGGGCGAGGGCGAGAACTTCGTGGCATCCGACGTGTCGGCCGTGCTGTCGGCCACGCGCAAGGTGATCTTCCTGGAAGAGGGCGACACCGCCGAGATCCGCCGTGATGGTGTGAGCATCTTCGACGGTAACGATCAGTCGATCGAGCGCGATGTGCATCTCTCCGATGTCTCGCTGGCCTCGCTGGAGCTGGGCCCGTACCGGCACTTCATGCAGAAGGAAATCCACGAGCAGCCGCGTGCACTGGGCGACACCATCGAAGCGGCGATCGACGCCGGTGGCTTCCCGGCCGAACTGTTCGGCAGGAATGCCGAAGCGGTGTTGTCGGGCATCGAGGGCGTGCAGATTCTGGCCTGTGGTACCAGTTACTACTCGGGCCTGACCGCGCGCTACTGGATCGAGGCCATCGCCGGCCTGCCGTGCAGCGTGGAGATCGCCAGCGAGTACCGCTATCGCGCCGCGTATGCCAATCCCAAGCACCTGATCGTGACCATCTCCCAGTCCGGCGAAACGCTGGATACGATGGAAGCGCTGAAGTACGCCAAGTCGCTGGGCCACAAGCACACGCTGTCGATCTGCAACGTGCCGGAAAGCGCGATTCCGCGCGCCAGCGAACTGGTCTGCTACACCCGCGCTGGCGCCGAGATCGGCGTGGCGTCGACCAAGGCCTTCACCACCCAGCTGGCCGCGCTGTTCCAGCTGACCGTGGTGCTGGGCAAGCTGCATGGCCGCGTTGATGCCGCACAGGAAGCGGACTACCTGGAGCAGCTGCGTTTCCTGCCGGGCAGTGTGCAGCATGCGTTGAACATGGAGCCGCAGATCGCTGCATGGGCCGAACGCTTCGCGCGCAAGAGCAGCGCGCTGTTCCTGGGCCGTGGCCTGCACTATCCGATCGCCCTGGAAGGCGCGCTCAAGCTGAAGGAAATCTCGTACATCCACGCCGAGGCCTACCCGGCTGGTGAGCTCAAGCACGGGCCGCTGGCGCTGGTGGACGAGGACATGCCGGTGGTGGTGATCGCGCCCAACGACAGCCTGCTGGAGAAGGTCAAATCCAACATGCAGGAAGTGCGTGCGCGTGGCGGTGAGCTGTTCGTGTTCGCCGACCAGGACAGCAACTTCAACGCGTCCGAGGGCGTGCACGTGATCCGCACCCCGCGCCATGCCGGCGTGCTCAGCCCGGTGGTGCACACCATCCCGGTGCAGCTGCTGGCGTACCACACCGCGCTGGCACGCGGCACCGACGTGGACAAGCCACGCAACCTGGCCAAGAGCGTTACGGTGGAGTAA
- a CDS encoding VOC family protein, whose product METMELHRGRLIDHIQLVVRDLAASRRFYQAVFDTIGIPIAGEGDDYFWADELFISSASSEAAAGQLTGRHHLAFQARDTATVDAFHSAALAAGGKDNGAPGERPYHPGYYGAFVLDPDGNNIEVVYHGPANYSADSVKVSF is encoded by the coding sequence ATGGAAACGATGGAACTGCACCGCGGGCGACTGATCGACCACATCCAGCTGGTCGTGCGCGATCTGGCCGCCAGCCGCCGCTTCTACCAAGCGGTGTTCGACACGATCGGCATTCCCATCGCCGGTGAAGGCGATGACTACTTCTGGGCCGACGAGCTGTTCATTTCCAGCGCCAGCAGCGAGGCCGCCGCCGGCCAGTTGACCGGCCGCCACCACCTGGCCTTCCAGGCCCGCGATACCGCCACCGTCGATGCCTTCCACAGCGCTGCGCTGGCTGCTGGCGGCAAGGACAACGGCGCGCCCGGCGAGCGCCCTTACCATCCCGGCTACTACGGCGCCTTCGTGCTCGATCCGGATGGCAACAACATCGAGGTCGTCTACCACGGCCCGGCGAACTACAGCGCCGATTCGGTGAAGGTCAGTTTCTGA
- the gloA gene encoding lactoylglutathione lyase produces the protein MTIPALRDVPGVAAQAPAETTGFVFNHTMLRVKDATASLDFYTRVLGYQLIDKRDFAEAQFSLYFLAYVPAGTAVPEDDDTRRLWMASLPGVLELTHNHGTENQEGSVYHDGNSDPRGFGHICVSVPDIEAACQRFEDLGVTFQKRLTDGRMKNLAFIKDPDGYWVEIISN, from the coding sequence ATGACCATTCCCGCCCTGCGCGATGTCCCCGGCGTCGCCGCCCAGGCCCCGGCCGAGACCACCGGCTTCGTCTTCAACCACACCATGCTGCGGGTCAAGGACGCCACCGCCTCGCTGGACTTCTACACCCGCGTGCTGGGCTACCAGCTGATCGACAAGCGCGACTTCGCCGAGGCCCAGTTCAGCCTGTACTTCCTGGCCTACGTTCCGGCCGGCACTGCGGTGCCGGAAGACGACGACACCCGGCGCCTGTGGATGGCCAGCCTGCCGGGCGTGCTGGAACTGACCCACAACCACGGTACCGAGAACCAGGAAGGCTCCGTCTACCACGACGGCAACAGCGACCCGCGCGGCTTCGGCCACATCTGCGTGTCGGTGCCGGACATCGAAGCGGCCTGCCAGCGCTTCGAAGACCTGGGCGTGACCTTCCAGAAGCGCCTGACCGACGGCCGCATGAAGAACCTCGCCTTCATCAAGGACCCGGACGGCTACTGGGTCGAGATCATCTCCAACTGA
- a CDS encoding helix-turn-helix domain-containing protein codes for MATRHPHGEHIAAHRHARAQLIHALTGVLTVISAEGSWVVPSGRAVWMPEDVEHRIRIAGEVAMRTIYVAPGIRPDLPTGCEVIEVSALLREAIIAATSIPLDYRDGGRDHRIMELILDEIEVAPRLGLHVPLPRNAHLLRLCEWMIAEPAEPVTLDDLAARMHVSGRTVARLFHREVGMSFGDWRRRMCLLLSLPRLASGASILEVSLEHGYLSPSAFSAMFRRSLGVSPTEYLVSKA; via the coding sequence TTGGCCACCCGACATCCTCACGGCGAACACATTGCCGCGCACCGCCATGCCCGCGCGCAGTTGATCCACGCGCTGACCGGGGTCTTGACGGTCATCAGCGCCGAGGGAAGCTGGGTCGTGCCATCCGGCAGGGCCGTGTGGATGCCAGAGGACGTGGAGCATCGGATCCGCATTGCCGGCGAGGTCGCGATGCGGACCATCTACGTTGCACCCGGGATACGGCCGGATCTTCCCACCGGTTGCGAGGTCATCGAGGTCTCCGCGCTGCTGCGCGAGGCCATCATTGCTGCCACCAGCATACCGCTGGACTATCGCGATGGCGGGCGGGACCACCGCATCATGGAACTGATCCTGGACGAGATCGAAGTGGCGCCGCGGCTTGGGCTGCACGTTCCATTACCGCGCAACGCACATCTGCTGCGTCTGTGCGAATGGATGATCGCCGAGCCTGCCGAGCCTGTAACGCTGGACGATCTGGCCGCACGGATGCACGTCAGCGGACGGACAGTGGCACGGCTGTTCCACCGCGAGGTCGGGATGAGTTTCGGCGACTGGCGGCGGCGGATGTGCCTGCTGCTCAGCCTGCCCCGGCTGGCCTCGGGGGCATCCATCCTGGAAGTATCGCTGGAGCATGGCTATCTGAGCCCCAGCGCCTTCTCGGCGATGTTCCGCCGCTCGCTCGGGGTGTCACCCACCGAGTACCTGGTTTCCAAAGCATGA
- a CDS encoding ABC transporter ATP-binding protein: MYMLEMRSVAKVFRTEQVETHALRSLELQVKEGEFVAVTGPSGSGKTTFLNIAGLLETFTSGTYMLDGQDVSKLGDDARSRLRNQKIGFIFQGFNLIPDLNLFDNVDVPLRYRKMSAGERRERIEKALSQVGLGSRMKHYPNELSGGQQQRAAIARALAGSPRLLLADEPTGNLDTQMARGVMELLEEINAAGTTIVMVTHDPELAARAQRNVHIVDGQVTDLVREPVLATPRRIVAVNE, encoded by the coding sequence ATGTACATGCTCGAAATGCGTTCGGTCGCCAAGGTCTTCCGTACCGAACAGGTGGAAACCCACGCGCTGCGTTCTCTTGAACTGCAGGTCAAGGAAGGCGAGTTCGTCGCCGTCACCGGTCCGTCCGGCTCCGGCAAGACCACCTTCCTCAACATCGCCGGCCTGCTGGAGACCTTCACCAGCGGCACCTACATGCTGGATGGCCAGGACGTCAGCAAGCTTGGCGATGATGCCCGCAGCCGCCTGCGCAACCAGAAGATCGGCTTCATCTTCCAGGGCTTCAACCTGATTCCGGACCTCAACCTGTTCGACAACGTGGACGTGCCGCTGCGCTATCGCAAGATGAGCGCCGGCGAGCGCCGCGAGCGCATCGAGAAGGCGCTGAGCCAGGTCGGCCTGGGCTCGCGCATGAAGCACTACCCGAACGAACTCTCCGGCGGCCAGCAGCAGCGCGCGGCGATTGCCCGTGCCCTGGCCGGCAGCCCCCGTCTGCTGCTGGCCGACGAACCGACCGGCAACCTGGACACGCAGATGGCGCGCGGGGTGATGGAACTGCTGGAGGAGATCAACGCCGCCGGCACCACCATCGTGATGGTCACCCACGACCCGGAACTGGCCGCGCGCGCGCAGCGCAACGTGCATATCGTCGACGGCCAGGTCACCGACCTGGTACGCGAGCCGGTGCTGGCCACCCCACGTCGCATCGTCGCCGTCAACGAGTGA
- a CDS encoding CBS domain-containing protein — MNVRELLQSKKEAVITIDTEDTIGAAAHKMSANKIAALVVMKDDAPVGIISEKDIVRSLADDGPQAGRRVISSLPSTGLEGIAPDATLKQAMSLMTYSRRRHLMVTDGNQLVGILSLGDIVKNLLGELELEKAVLQDIYMAAH, encoded by the coding sequence ATGAACGTCCGCGAGCTCCTGCAATCCAAGAAAGAAGCTGTCATCACCATCGACACGGAAGACACGATTGGTGCCGCCGCGCACAAGATGAGCGCGAATAAAATCGCCGCACTGGTAGTGATGAAGGATGATGCCCCGGTCGGCATCATTTCCGAGAAGGACATCGTCCGCAGCCTGGCCGATGATGGTCCGCAGGCTGGCCGACGGGTGATTTCCAGCCTGCCGTCCACCGGCCTGGAAGGCATTGCGCCGGACGCCACGTTGAAGCAGGCCATGTCCCTGATGACCTACTCGCGTCGTCGCCACCTGATGGTCACCGATGGCAACCAGCTGGTCGGCATCCTCAGCCTGGGTGACATCGTGAAGAACCTGCTGGGCGAGCTGGAACTGGAAAAGGCCGTGCTGCAGGACATCTACATGGCGGCCCACTGA
- a CDS encoding HlyD family secretion protein gives MVIGAIVLLVLAGSGAGLRWWTVGRFQVSTDNAYVRADIVTVNPRIAGYIATVRVRDNQHVAVGEILATLDDRDYRSRLVQAEGAVAVATAQVRAQRAAIANLDAQSTRQQSVIAAAAADLRAHQADLRQAAQAYRRERLLADQQASDAKHLEAADASAQRTAANADAARAAVAASTAYTRVLVTERERASAALDQAQGALVQAQAGLALATLDLEHTVIRAPQAGTVGQRSLRMGDYVGAGAPLMAIVPDQIYIVANYKEVQLERVAPGQPVEIEVDALGGRALKGHVESFAPASGAQFALLPPDNATGNFTKIVQRMSVRITVDAGQAKLSFLRPGMSVVAAIDTRADRAP, from the coding sequence ATGGTCATCGGCGCAATCGTGCTGCTCGTCCTGGCCGGCAGCGGTGCCGGGCTGCGCTGGTGGACAGTAGGCCGCTTCCAGGTCAGCACCGACAACGCCTACGTCAGGGCCGACATCGTAACGGTCAATCCACGAATCGCTGGCTACATCGCCACGGTCCGGGTGCGCGACAACCAGCACGTGGCCGTGGGTGAGATTCTGGCCACGCTGGATGATCGGGACTATCGCTCGCGCTTGGTCCAGGCCGAAGGCGCGGTCGCAGTGGCGACGGCGCAGGTAAGGGCGCAGCGGGCTGCCATCGCCAACCTCGACGCGCAGAGCACGCGGCAGCAGAGCGTGATTGCCGCTGCTGCCGCAGATCTGCGGGCGCACCAGGCAGATCTCCGTCAGGCCGCCCAGGCCTACCGCCGGGAACGGCTGCTTGCCGACCAGCAGGCATCGGATGCGAAGCACCTAGAGGCCGCAGATGCCAGCGCACAGCGCACTGCAGCGAACGCGGATGCTGCGCGCGCTGCGGTGGCTGCGAGCACGGCTTACACCAGGGTACTGGTGACCGAGCGTGAGCGCGCGAGCGCCGCGCTTGACCAGGCGCAGGGAGCATTGGTGCAGGCCCAGGCAGGTCTGGCCCTTGCCACCCTTGACCTGGAGCACACGGTGATCCGTGCACCGCAGGCCGGAACGGTCGGTCAACGCAGCTTGCGGATGGGAGATTACGTGGGTGCCGGCGCACCGCTGATGGCGATCGTGCCGGACCAGATCTACATCGTCGCGAACTACAAAGAGGTGCAGCTGGAACGCGTGGCGCCGGGCCAGCCTGTGGAGATCGAGGTCGATGCACTCGGCGGACGCGCCTTGAAGGGACACGTGGAAAGCTTTGCCCCTGCCTCCGGCGCACAGTTCGCGCTGTTGCCGCCCGACAACGCGACCGGGAACTTCACCAAGATCGTCCAGCGCATGTCGGTGCGTATCACCGTGGATGCCGGCCAGGCGAAGCTGTCGTTCCTGCGGCCGGGGATGTCGGTGGTAGCGGCCATCGACACACGCGCGGATCGCGCGCCATGA
- a CDS encoding efflux RND transporter periplasmic adaptor subunit, whose translation MIRDTSAQDQIVSSASASAPKAAWHRYRWPALAGIALLAGIGWAVHAWSNASRSFDSSRVRVAEVQRGDLVRDIAADGRVIAANNPVLYAISAGTVDLKVVAGDVVKKGQELAIIDSPELRSKLAQEEATLAGLEAEASRANLDATLARAKSRKETDQASIERQAADRDLQRYQRGFDGGAVPQIDLAKAQDTLKKADISLANATTDARLQSQGADLDARNKRLLADRQKAVVAEVQRQVDALTLRAPFDGQVGQVQATQATNLAANAPVLGVVDLSKFEVEIKVPESFARDLAIGMPAQLTGGNGQPFPGEISAVSPEVVNGEVNARVRFAAAQPEGLRQSQRMSVRVLLDTRRNVMKVERGPFVEQGNGVAYVMDGRTAVRRPIELGVSSLGEVEIKSGVQPGDRIVVSGSDLFKDAERVSVN comes from the coding sequence ATGATCCGCGACACCTCCGCCCAGGACCAGATCGTTTCCTCCGCTTCGGCCAGTGCTCCCAAGGCCGCATGGCACCGTTACCGCTGGCCGGCGCTGGCTGGCATCGCCCTGCTCGCCGGCATCGGCTGGGCCGTGCATGCCTGGTCCAACGCCAGCCGCTCGTTCGACAGCAGCCGGGTGCGCGTGGCCGAGGTGCAGCGTGGCGACCTGGTGCGCGACATCGCCGCCGACGGCCGTGTGATCGCCGCCAACAACCCGGTGCTGTATGCGATCTCCGCCGGCACCGTCGACCTGAAGGTGGTCGCCGGTGACGTGGTCAAGAAGGGCCAGGAGCTGGCGATCATCGACAGCCCCGAGCTGCGCAGCAAACTCGCCCAGGAGGAGGCCACCCTGGCCGGCCTGGAAGCCGAGGCCAGCCGCGCCAACCTGGATGCCACCCTGGCCCGTGCCAAGTCGCGCAAGGAAACCGATCAGGCCAGCATCGAGCGGCAGGCCGCCGACCGCGACCTGCAGCGCTACCAGCGCGGCTTCGATGGCGGTGCGGTGCCGCAGATCGATCTGGCCAAGGCCCAGGACACCCTGAAGAAGGCCGACATCAGCCTGGCCAATGCCACCACCGATGCGCGCCTGCAGAGCCAAGGCGCGGACCTGGACGCCCGCAACAAGCGCTTGCTGGCCGACCGCCAGAAGGCCGTGGTGGCCGAAGTGCAGCGCCAGGTCGACGCGCTGACCCTGCGCGCACCGTTCGATGGCCAGGTCGGTCAGGTGCAGGCCACCCAGGCCACCAACCTTGCTGCCAACGCGCCGGTGCTCGGTGTGGTCGACCTGTCCAAGTTCGAAGTCGAGATCAAGGTACCGGAAAGCTTCGCGCGCGATCTGGCGATCGGCATGCCGGCGCAGCTGACCGGCGGCAACGGCCAGCCGTTCCCGGGCGAGATCAGTGCGGTGTCGCCGGAAGTGGTCAATGGCGAGGTCAATGCCCGGGTCCGCTTTGCCGCCGCCCAGCCGGAAGGCCTGCGCCAGAGCCAGCGGATGTCGGTGCGGGTGCTGTTGGATACCCGCAGGAACGTCATGAAGGTCGAGCGTGGCCCGTTCGTGGAACAGGGCAACGGCGTGGCGTACGTGATGGATGGCCGCACCGCGGTGCGCCGTCCGATCGAACTGGGCGTCAGCAGCCTGGGCGAAGTGGAAATCAAGTCGGGTGTGCAGCCGGGGGACCGCATCGTGGTCTCGGGCAGCGACCTGTTCAAGGACGCCGAACGCGTCTCCGTCAACTGA
- a CDS encoding efflux transporter outer membrane subunit, giving the protein MIVFRPLLLSFLVSSALCGCAVGPSSSPRSTLAPPPMTVVDNDAITGAPAVPRWWRLYGDATLDALVIQALENNRDLRVASANLQSAYAVLREREGDRLPTTTVSSDVGYGSTMSDQIAAALEQTAVRTGQRHGVGFATGWSLDLFGRIARSIQAARADAEAIQATEDSVRVVVAAETTRAYVESCGYASRADIAHRSLALVSRSLALKTAQRDAGNATSLDVARAAALVEQTRAAIPALEAGRQNALYALAVLTGRTPDDLPADATSCAAVPQLDTPLPIGDVTTLLQRRPDIREAQRRLEASTARIGVATASLYPTVSILGTVASSAPTPGGLSDHGSIAWSLGPALSWRFPNSSAARAQIADAEAQEHAALARFDAVILATLKDVKQALATYQAALRQHAALKTAAVQSGEALRLAQVGRHAGAASELDVLEAERRDVEAQAMAASAEAEIAADQIALFRSLGGGWEQAPAVHLPTITRSDDAAR; this is encoded by the coding sequence ATGATTGTCTTCCGTCCTTTGCTGTTGTCTTTTCTGGTCTCTTCCGCGCTGTGTGGGTGCGCGGTCGGTCCCAGCAGTTCGCCACGTTCCACCCTCGCCCCGCCGCCGATGACTGTCGTCGACAACGACGCGATCACGGGCGCGCCCGCCGTGCCCCGATGGTGGCGCCTGTATGGCGATGCCACGCTGGATGCGCTGGTCATCCAGGCCCTGGAAAACAATCGCGATCTGCGGGTTGCGTCGGCCAACCTGCAGTCCGCCTACGCGGTGCTCCGCGAACGCGAGGGTGATCGGCTGCCGACCACTACGGTGTCCAGCGATGTCGGCTATGGCAGCACGATGAGCGACCAGATCGCGGCCGCACTGGAGCAGACCGCAGTCCGCACCGGGCAACGCCATGGCGTGGGATTCGCAACCGGTTGGAGCCTGGATCTGTTTGGCCGGATTGCTCGATCCATCCAGGCGGCGCGGGCAGATGCCGAGGCGATCCAGGCCACCGAAGACAGCGTGCGGGTCGTCGTTGCCGCCGAAACCACGCGCGCCTACGTGGAAAGTTGTGGCTACGCCTCGCGTGCCGACATTGCCCACCGCTCGCTGGCCCTGGTCAGTCGCAGCCTGGCACTGAAGACGGCCCAGCGTGATGCAGGGAATGCGACATCACTGGATGTCGCGCGTGCCGCTGCGCTGGTCGAGCAGACCCGCGCTGCCATTCCCGCGCTGGAGGCAGGTCGGCAGAATGCCCTGTATGCACTGGCCGTGCTTACCGGGAGGACGCCGGACGACCTGCCCGCAGACGCAACCAGCTGCGCCGCAGTTCCGCAGCTTGATACCCCGCTTCCGATCGGTGATGTCACCACGCTGCTGCAGCGGCGGCCGGACATCCGGGAGGCACAGCGCCGGCTGGAAGCCAGCACCGCGCGCATCGGCGTGGCTACCGCGAGCCTGTATCCCACGGTTTCCATTCTGGGTACCGTGGCCAGTTCGGCGCCGACGCCCGGCGGGTTGAGCGATCACGGGTCGATCGCCTGGAGCCTGGGCCCGGCCTTGTCCTGGCGCTTCCCGAACAGCAGCGCGGCGCGCGCGCAGATCGCCGATGCCGAAGCGCAGGAACACGCCGCGCTTGCGCGTTTCGATGCGGTGATCCTGGCCACATTGAAAGACGTGAAACAGGCGCTGGCGACCTACCAGGCAGCACTGCGTCAGCACGCTGCGCTGAAGACAGCTGCCGTGCAGAGCGGTGAGGCGCTTCGACTGGCGCAGGTGGGCCGACACGCCGGCGCGGCGAGCGAGCTGGACGTGCTCGAGGCGGAGCGCCGCGATGTCGAGGCACAGGCCATGGCCGCGTCCGCCGAGGCGGAGATCGCCGCCGACCAGATTGCGTTGTTCCGGTCGCTTGGCGGCGGCTGGGAGCAGGCGCCTGCCGTACATCTCCCCACCATCACCCGCAGCGATGACGCCGCGCGCTGA
- a CDS encoding DHA2 family efflux MFS transporter permease subunit produces the protein MATPAEDAVSLRAWVAVIGGVVGCFMAGMNVHVTNASLPDVRGSLGATFEEGSWITTAYLVAEIIVIPLAAWLASVFTVRRVLMVGAAGFVLFSMACSIAPNINAMILARTLQGAFGGVLIPLSFQLIVTELPSSKHPFGMALFAIANNVAQAAGPSLGGWLTDVYSWRAIFYLQVPPGLLLLAAIGWSIRPQPMALHKFRSGDWGGIIAMALGLSALQIMLEEGGRKDWFSSTFIIEAALIAAVGLVAFVAIELRRSEPFLNLRLLSRYNFGLASLMQFTFGAVVFGVVFLIPNYFADVHGYNARQIGLTMIPYGIVQFIMSFATPPLMKRTSVRTVIVLGFVIMAVGCLMNIHLDANAASNVIVPSLIVRGIGQSLIVVALSVMAVEGLERTELGSAAGVFSMVRNVGGAIGIAVASQFIVTRERLHALHIGESVTSFAPATQARVVELVRMLAKAPMDSATALFGNGHALERQQAFAILDRIVHREALLLAYSDAFLVAGIAMLACAAGSLMLRGKKHVRPG, from the coding sequence ATGGCAACCCCTGCCGAGGATGCAGTATCACTGCGTGCGTGGGTCGCGGTGATCGGTGGCGTGGTTGGCTGCTTCATGGCGGGCATGAACGTGCACGTCACCAATGCGTCGCTGCCGGATGTGCGCGGATCATTGGGTGCCACCTTCGAGGAAGGATCGTGGATCACCACGGCCTATCTTGTTGCGGAGATCATCGTCATTCCGTTGGCAGCGTGGCTGGCATCGGTTTTCACCGTGCGCCGCGTGCTGATGGTGGGGGCCGCAGGTTTCGTGCTCTTCTCGATGGCCTGCTCGATCGCACCCAACATCAACGCGATGATCCTGGCGCGCACGCTGCAGGGCGCGTTCGGCGGTGTGCTGATCCCACTTTCGTTCCAGCTCATCGTGACCGAGCTGCCATCATCAAAACATCCGTTTGGCATGGCGTTGTTCGCCATTGCCAACAACGTGGCGCAGGCGGCGGGGCCATCGCTCGGCGGTTGGTTGACCGATGTCTATTCCTGGCGGGCGATCTTCTATCTGCAGGTGCCGCCCGGCCTGCTGCTGCTGGCCGCCATCGGCTGGTCGATCCGGCCGCAGCCGATGGCGCTGCACAAGTTCCGGAGCGGCGACTGGGGCGGCATCATTGCCATGGCCCTGGGCTTGTCCGCGCTGCAGATCATGCTGGAGGAGGGCGGTCGCAAGGACTGGTTCTCTTCGACGTTCATCATCGAGGCAGCGCTCATTGCCGCAGTGGGCCTGGTGGCATTCGTCGCCATCGAGCTGCGCCGCAGCGAGCCGTTCCTCAACCTGCGGCTGCTTTCCCGCTACAACTTCGGGTTGGCCAGCCTGATGCAGTTCACCTTCGGCGCGGTGGTGTTCGGGGTGGTGTTCCTCATCCCCAATTACTTTGCCGATGTGCATGGTTACAACGCTCGCCAGATCGGGTTGACCATGATTCCGTACGGCATCGTGCAGTTCATCATGTCCTTCGCCACGCCGCCGCTGATGAAGCGCACCAGCGTGCGGACCGTCATCGTGCTGGGCTTCGTCATCATGGCGGTGGGCTGCCTGATGAACATCCACCTGGATGCCAACGCGGCAAGCAACGTCATCGTGCCGTCGTTGATCGTGCGTGGCATCGGCCAATCGCTGATCGTGGTCGCACTCAGTGTGATGGCCGTGGAAGGGCTGGAACGCACTGAGCTCGGCTCGGCGGCAGGCGTGTTCTCGATGGTGCGCAATGTGGGTGGCGCGATCGGTATCGCTGTAGCCAGCCAGTTCATCGTGACGCGGGAGCGACTGCATGCGTTGCACATCGGGGAATCGGTCACGTCCTTCGCGCCAGCGACCCAGGCGCGCGTGGTCGAGCTGGTCAGGATGCTGGCCAAAGCGCCCATGGACAGCGCCACTGCTCTGTTCGGCAATGGACATGCACTGGAACGGCAGCAGGCGTTCGCGATCCTGGACAGGATCGTTCATCGCGAAGCACTGCTGCTGGCCTACAGCGATGCCTTCCTTGTGGCAGGCATTGCCATGCTTGCCTGTGCGGCTGGCAGTCTGATGCTTCGTGGCAAGAAGCATGTCCGCCCAGGGTGA